A window from Micromonospora terminaliae encodes these proteins:
- a CDS encoding YhgE/Pip domain-containing protein: protein MSVVRLALFELRRMTRGRLPRAALAVLTVIPLLYGALYLYAFWDPYGNLDRIPVALVNADRPAKASDGSEVHAGRDLTDELLDRKVFGWTVTDPDDATDGLRDGRYHLVFSIPADFSATLAASPEPDRPARRGELKVVNDDATNYLSGLLARSAFSEIRAAAAESTAASYFDKMLIGFTDAKAETGRAADGAGKIHDGLDTSQQGAGQLADGLGTAEDGAGQLASGLNTSVQGATKLATGLDQLYTGAAQIADGANRAATETRAAAKQVDAAADRYEPLLRKNAADIERAATLVAEGAQALAGGLDALPAKADEVVGQAEKVRDRLDALVREHPELADDPNLAAARTAADRTVAAAQAMVSALDKTDLAALKKQMTEVARTAREVAAAAPHLADDVASARAKVDQLAAGLTTLAQGSAELRDGLGDAADGADQLRGGLYRLATGARQLDGGLAQLSSGSNRLADGLTKLEGGAGDLADGLAAGEKKLPGYDDAGSRADILGDPVGLIRHSDHPAGSYGVGFAPYFLALALWVGAMITYMLLRPVNRRHVMSGAPGWRVVLAGWLPAAAIGLAQVAVLYTVVTLALGLDPRHGPATFGLLALTSLAFTAIMQLLGVALGPAGRLAALALLMLQLTSSGGTYPVQTSPGFFQAIHPGLPMTYVVGGLRHTINGGPAGPVVTGALVLLAFGTGALALTVGAARRSRRLTPAKLHPELTM from the coding sequence CCTGTTCGAGCTGCGCCGGATGACCCGCGGGCGGCTGCCGCGCGCCGCGCTCGCCGTCCTCACCGTCATCCCGCTGCTCTACGGCGCCCTCTACCTCTACGCCTTCTGGGACCCGTACGGGAACCTCGACCGGATCCCCGTCGCCCTGGTCAACGCCGACCGGCCCGCGAAGGCCAGCGACGGCAGCGAGGTGCACGCCGGCCGCGACCTCACCGACGAACTGCTCGACCGGAAGGTCTTCGGCTGGACGGTGACCGACCCGGACGACGCCACCGACGGGCTCCGCGACGGCCGCTACCACCTGGTCTTCTCGATCCCGGCGGACTTCTCCGCCACCCTGGCCGCCAGCCCGGAGCCGGACCGGCCGGCCCGCCGCGGCGAGCTGAAGGTGGTCAACGACGACGCCACCAACTACCTCTCCGGGCTGCTCGCCCGCTCGGCGTTCAGCGAGATCCGAGCCGCCGCGGCGGAGAGCACGGCCGCGTCGTACTTCGACAAGATGCTCATCGGATTCACCGACGCCAAGGCCGAGACGGGCCGGGCCGCGGACGGCGCCGGGAAGATCCACGACGGGCTCGACACCTCGCAGCAGGGCGCCGGGCAGCTCGCCGACGGGCTGGGCACCGCCGAGGACGGCGCCGGGCAGCTCGCCAGCGGGCTGAACACGTCCGTGCAGGGCGCGACCAAGCTCGCCACCGGCCTGGACCAGCTCTACACCGGGGCCGCGCAGATCGCCGACGGCGCCAACCGGGCGGCCACCGAAACCCGCGCCGCGGCCAAGCAGGTCGACGCCGCCGCCGACAGGTACGAGCCGCTGCTCCGGAAGAACGCGGCCGACATCGAGCGGGCCGCCACGCTGGTCGCCGAGGGCGCCCAGGCACTCGCCGGCGGTCTCGACGCGCTGCCCGCCAAGGCCGACGAGGTGGTCGGCCAGGCCGAGAAGGTGCGCGACCGGCTCGACGCGCTGGTGCGGGAGCACCCGGAACTCGCCGACGACCCGAACCTGGCCGCCGCCCGCACGGCCGCCGACCGGACGGTCGCCGCGGCCCAGGCCATGGTCAGCGCGCTCGACAAGACCGACCTCGCCGCGCTGAAGAAGCAGATGACCGAGGTCGCACGGACCGCCCGGGAGGTAGCCGCCGCCGCGCCGCACCTGGCCGACGACGTGGCCTCCGCCCGGGCCAAGGTCGACCAGCTGGCCGCCGGGCTCACCACCCTCGCCCAGGGCAGCGCGGAGCTGCGCGACGGGCTCGGCGACGCCGCGGACGGCGCCGACCAGCTCCGCGGCGGCCTCTACCGGCTCGCCACCGGCGCCCGGCAGCTCGACGGCGGCCTGGCCCAGCTCAGCAGCGGCAGCAACCGGCTCGCCGACGGGCTGACCAAGTTGGAGGGTGGCGCCGGGGACCTCGCCGACGGGCTCGCCGCCGGGGAGAAGAAGCTGCCCGGGTACGACGACGCGGGCAGCCGCGCCGACATCCTCGGCGACCCGGTCGGGCTGATCCGCCACTCCGACCACCCGGCCGGCTCGTACGGGGTGGGCTTCGCCCCGTACTTCCTGGCCCTGGCGCTCTGGGTCGGCGCGATGATCACTTACATGCTGCTGCGGCCGGTCAACCGGCGGCACGTGATGTCGGGCGCACCCGGCTGGCGGGTCGTGCTCGCCGGCTGGCTGCCGGCCGCGGCGATCGGGCTGGCCCAGGTCGCGGTGCTGTACACCGTGGTCACCCTGGCACTGGGCCTCGACCCGCGGCACGGACCGGCGACCTTCGGGCTGCTCGCGCTCACCTCGCTGGCGTTCACCGCCATCATGCAGCTGCTCGGGGTGGCGCTCGGCCCGGCCGGCCGGCTCGCCGCGCTGGCCCTGCTCATGCTCCAGCTCACCTCGTCCGGCGGCACCTACCCGGTGCAGACCTCGCCCGGCTTCTTCCAGGCCATCCACCCCGGGCTCCCCATGACGTACGTGGTGGGCGGCCTCCGGCACACGATCAACGGTGGGCCGGCCGGTCCGGTGGTCACCGGGGCGCTGGTGCTGCTCGCGTTCGGCACGGGCGCCCTGGCGCTCACCGTCGGCGCGGCCCGCCGCTCCCGCCGGCTCACCCCGGCCAAACTGCACCCCGAACTGACCATGTGA
- a CDS encoding dicarboxylate/amino acid:cation symporter produces the protein MRKFPFSVQILLGLVLGVALGFLARANDVAWLTSTLHTVGGLFVQLLKLAVPPLVFTAIVVSVVSLRGVANAARLALKTLLWFGITALISVAIGIGLGLLTNPGKGVTLDLAGATAPKKTGSWTDFLTGIVPTNPVGAFVEGNVLQIVFLALVIGAAALLIGEAAEPFVTLNRSVLAIVQKALWWVIRLAPIGTLGLIGNAVASYGWDLLAPLAKFTTAVYVGCAIVLFVVYPLVLVTAGRLNPVRFFAGAWPAIELAFVSRSSVGTMPVTQRSVERLGVPREYASFAVPFGATTKMDGCAAIYPALAAIFVAQVFGVHLGVTDYLLIAFVSVVGSAATAGLTGAIVMLTLTLSTLGLPLAGAGLLLAIDPILDMMRTATNVAGQALVPTVVAAREGTLDRAAYDSAGKRDLVDAPEREQLTPVAA, from the coding sequence CTGCGTAAGTTCCCCTTTTCCGTGCAGATCCTGCTCGGCCTCGTCCTCGGCGTGGCGCTCGGCTTCCTCGCCCGCGCCAACGACGTCGCCTGGCTGACCAGCACCCTCCACACCGTCGGCGGCCTCTTCGTCCAGCTGCTCAAGCTGGCCGTGCCGCCGCTGGTCTTCACCGCCATCGTGGTCAGCGTGGTCAGCCTCCGCGGCGTGGCCAACGCCGCCCGGCTGGCGCTCAAGACGCTGCTCTGGTTCGGCATCACCGCCCTGATCTCGGTGGCCATCGGCATCGGCCTCGGCCTGCTCACCAACCCGGGCAAGGGCGTCACCCTCGACCTGGCCGGCGCCACCGCGCCGAAGAAGACCGGCTCCTGGACCGACTTCCTCACCGGCATCGTGCCCACCAACCCGGTCGGCGCGTTCGTCGAGGGCAACGTCCTCCAGATCGTCTTCCTGGCCCTCGTGATCGGCGCCGCCGCGCTGCTCATCGGCGAGGCCGCCGAGCCGTTCGTGACCCTCAACCGCTCGGTGCTGGCCATCGTGCAGAAGGCGCTCTGGTGGGTCATCCGGCTCGCCCCGATCGGCACCCTCGGCCTCATCGGCAACGCCGTCGCCTCGTACGGCTGGGACCTGCTGGCCCCGCTCGCGAAGTTCACCACGGCCGTCTACGTGGGCTGCGCCATCGTGCTGTTCGTGGTCTACCCGCTGGTGCTCGTGACCGCCGGCCGCCTCAACCCGGTGCGCTTCTTCGCCGGCGCCTGGCCCGCCATCGAGCTGGCCTTCGTGTCCCGCTCCTCGGTGGGCACCATGCCGGTGACCCAGCGCTCGGTCGAGCGCCTCGGCGTCCCCCGCGAGTACGCCTCCTTCGCCGTGCCGTTCGGCGCCACCACGAAGATGGACGGCTGCGCCGCCATCTACCCGGCCCTCGCCGCGATCTTCGTGGCGCAGGTCTTCGGGGTGCACCTGGGCGTCACCGACTACCTGCTGATCGCCTTCGTCTCGGTGGTCGGCTCGGCCGCCACGGCCGGCCTGACCGGCGCGATCGTCATGCTCACCCTGACCCTCAGCACGTTGGGCCTGCCGCTGGCCGGCGCCGGCCTCCTGCTGGCGATCGACCCGATCCTGGACATGATGCGCACCGCCACGAACGTGGCCGGCCAGGCCCTCGTGCCGACCGTCGTGGCCGCCCGCGAGGGCACCCTCGACCGGGCCGCGTACGACTCGGCCGGCAAGCGCGACCTGGTCGACGCCCCGGAGCGTGAGCAGCTCACGCCCGTAGCCGCCTGA
- a CDS encoding ATP-binding cassette domain-containing protein, whose amino-acid sequence MRLLRDLWATAPRRMAAVLLLIILGAGGQAAASALAGPVLVHRSSGWFAALAVALVAAVVTDLLIGLLMAGLTADWSADVRRRLCRVALGQDLPTLETTPVGELLDRIDNDVYQVAAEMRNTGVRLVQGVAVCLLATISALAVWWPAGVGMILLTALLGVALRRPTARIAPARMVEEEAWSDLAAVMEEAVHGQDDVRTSLARPYVLRLYAQRAAEVISRGGRVFRLSARVTALAAGGVRVGIAAVVLSGAWALATGRVDAARLTAIWLLALAFGATVEHIARWVPHLQQALGAWARVQLLADSRQEPSGGAVPAEGDLTVRGLTFRYPTTGEDRGPALRDVTLSFARGRSYALVGRTGSGKSTLAKVLTRAVDVPRGTVFLGDTDLVDLDVEALRRWIAVVPQRTEILAGTLAENVALFDPDLLDDATRALGELGLAGWIAELPDGVHTRLGEGGHVLSAGQEQLVAFARILVRDPHVVILDEATARLDPVTENRVRQATERLLTDRIGIVIAHRLSSVRRCDEVVVMADGAVLEAGPLRESARFAELLATSHASAYAGAGARRGGVELLDGPDGWPDEPAEPAAPATAPRPVAVPRTDPPPLPAPPPARTLREILRLGTNDPRYGLLSIGVFIVLTLLGLDGSVLPWLWAEVVGGGDPWLPALGIVAALLVVLPLPYLTNLWFPQWWIRQMLRISARLVHGQTGARRVSGHTPAEVVAQGGDTDRVVQLADNLMDQFISLAIVITMTLVTGSFVPALFFVGTMVVSGLAATLFGPRLERTAAGTVKARAAFATALVSSLSAARTVKLAGATRPVLHHLARLDTVRSDRQRREIAMQVWARSTPSIASGLLPIGAWALYLAGGLSAGATLVAVSTLGAARWFAWTTASLVSHYPSARVWTRRTVAMSGVATYSATVPGLDLAGGTAPAPEPPPRHPLRRLELTGFGALHSDGTLAVRDVDLTVDRGQLVLVVGPVGAGKSSLLRALAGIVHHTGALRWNGEPVTEPELFLRPNQVGYVGQLPRVLSGTVADNIALGHQVDAAGAVSTAQLDHDLAAAGGGLGLLIGHKGTRLSGGQLQRLALARALAPRTELLVADDVSSALDVTTELALWAALREHGVTVVGSTAKRAALVRADHVVVLVDGTVAAQGPWRDLESRWGHLAG is encoded by the coding sequence ATGCGCCTGCTCCGCGACCTCTGGGCCACCGCACCGCGCCGGATGGCGGCCGTCCTGCTGCTGATCATCCTCGGCGCCGGCGGCCAGGCCGCCGCCTCGGCGCTCGCCGGGCCCGTGCTGGTGCACCGGTCGTCCGGCTGGTTCGCCGCGCTGGCCGTGGCGCTGGTCGCCGCCGTGGTCACCGACCTGCTCATCGGCCTGCTGATGGCCGGCCTCACCGCCGACTGGTCCGCCGACGTCCGCCGCCGGCTCTGCCGGGTCGCGCTCGGGCAGGACCTGCCCACCCTGGAGACCACCCCGGTCGGCGAGCTGCTCGACCGGATCGACAACGACGTCTACCAGGTCGCCGCCGAGATGCGGAACACCGGCGTACGGCTCGTCCAGGGCGTCGCCGTCTGCCTGCTCGCCACGATCAGCGCCCTGGCCGTCTGGTGGCCGGCGGGCGTCGGCATGATCCTGCTGACCGCCCTGCTCGGCGTGGCGCTGCGCCGGCCCACCGCCCGGATCGCCCCGGCCCGGATGGTGGAGGAGGAGGCCTGGTCCGACCTGGCCGCCGTCATGGAGGAGGCGGTGCACGGCCAGGACGACGTACGCACCAGCCTGGCCCGGCCGTACGTGCTGCGCCTCTACGCCCAGCGGGCCGCCGAGGTGATCTCCCGGGGCGGGCGCGTCTTCCGGCTGTCCGCCCGGGTCACCGCGCTGGCCGCCGGTGGCGTCCGGGTCGGCATCGCCGCCGTGGTCCTGTCGGGGGCGTGGGCGCTGGCCACCGGCCGGGTCGACGCCGCCCGGCTCACCGCGATCTGGCTGCTCGCCCTCGCGTTCGGCGCGACCGTCGAGCACATCGCCCGCTGGGTGCCGCACCTGCAGCAGGCGCTCGGCGCGTGGGCCCGGGTCCAGCTGCTCGCCGACTCGCGGCAGGAGCCGAGCGGCGGCGCCGTCCCGGCCGAGGGGGACCTGACGGTCCGCGGCCTGACCTTCCGTTACCCCACCACCGGCGAGGACCGGGGCCCGGCGCTGCGCGACGTCACGCTCAGCTTCGCCCGCGGCCGGTCGTACGCCCTGGTCGGCCGCACCGGATCCGGCAAGTCGACGCTGGCCAAGGTGCTCACCCGGGCCGTGGACGTGCCTCGCGGCACCGTGTTCCTGGGTGACACGGACCTGGTCGACCTGGACGTCGAGGCGCTGCGCCGCTGGATCGCCGTGGTGCCGCAGCGCACCGAGATCCTGGCCGGCACCCTCGCCGAGAACGTCGCGCTCTTCGACCCGGACCTGCTCGACGACGCCACCCGGGCGCTGGGCGAGCTGGGGCTTGCCGGCTGGATCGCCGAGCTGCCCGACGGGGTGCACACCCGGCTCGGCGAGGGCGGGCACGTGCTCTCCGCCGGGCAGGAGCAGCTCGTCGCGTTCGCCCGGATCCTGGTCCGCGACCCGCACGTGGTGATCCTCGACGAGGCCACCGCGCGGCTCGACCCGGTCACCGAGAACCGGGTACGCCAGGCCACGGAACGCCTGCTCACCGACCGGATCGGCATCGTCATCGCGCACCGGCTCTCCTCGGTGCGCCGCTGCGACGAGGTCGTGGTGATGGCCGACGGCGCCGTGCTGGAGGCCGGTCCGCTGCGCGAGTCGGCCCGCTTCGCCGAGCTGCTCGCCACCAGCCACGCCAGCGCCTACGCGGGCGCCGGCGCCCGCCGCGGCGGGGTCGAGCTGCTCGACGGTCCCGACGGCTGGCCCGACGAGCCCGCCGAACCGGCCGCCCCGGCCACCGCGCCGCGCCCGGTCGCGGTGCCGCGTACCGACCCGCCGCCGTTGCCCGCCCCACCGCCCGCGCGCACCCTGCGGGAGATCCTGCGGCTCGGCACCAACGACCCGCGGTACGGGCTGCTCTCCATCGGCGTGTTCATCGTGCTGACCCTGCTCGGGCTGGACGGCTCGGTGCTGCCCTGGCTCTGGGCCGAGGTGGTCGGCGGGGGCGACCCGTGGCTGCCGGCGCTGGGCATCGTCGCCGCGCTGCTGGTGGTGCTGCCGCTGCCGTACCTCACCAACCTCTGGTTCCCGCAGTGGTGGATCCGGCAGATGCTGCGGATCAGCGCACGGCTGGTGCATGGGCAGACCGGGGCGCGCCGGGTCAGCGGGCACACCCCGGCCGAGGTCGTGGCCCAGGGCGGCGACACCGACCGGGTCGTGCAGCTCGCCGACAACCTCATGGACCAGTTCATCTCGCTGGCCATCGTGATCACCATGACCCTGGTGACCGGCAGCTTCGTACCAGCGCTGTTCTTCGTCGGGACCATGGTGGTCTCCGGGCTGGCGGCGACGCTGTTCGGGCCCCGCCTGGAGCGCACGGCCGCCGGCACCGTGAAGGCGCGCGCCGCCTTCGCCACCGCCCTGGTCTCCTCCCTGTCGGCCGCCCGCACGGTGAAGCTCGCCGGCGCCACCCGCCCGGTGCTGCACCACCTCGCGAGACTGGACACCGTGCGCAGCGACCGGCAGCGCCGGGAGATCGCCATGCAGGTGTGGGCCCGGTCCACCCCGTCGATCGCCAGCGGCCTGCTGCCGATCGGGGCCTGGGCGCTCTACCTGGCCGGCGGGCTCTCCGCCGGCGCCACCCTGGTGGCGGTCTCCACGCTCGGCGCGGCCCGCTGGTTCGCCTGGACCACCGCCTCGCTGGTCTCGCACTACCCGTCGGCCCGCGTGTGGACCCGGCGGACGGTCGCCATGAGCGGGGTGGCCACGTACTCGGCGACGGTGCCCGGGCTGGACCTGGCCGGCGGCACCGCCCCGGCGCCGGAACCGCCGCCACGGCACCCGCTGCGGCGGCTGGAGCTGACGGGCTTCGGCGCGCTGCACTCCGACGGCACCCTCGCCGTGCGGGACGTCGACCTGACGGTCGACCGCGGGCAGCTGGTGCTGGTGGTCGGGCCGGTCGGCGCGGGCAAGTCGTCGCTGCTGCGGGCCCTCGCCGGGATCGTGCACCACACGGGCGCGCTGCGCTGGAACGGCGAGCCGGTCACCGAGCCGGAGCTGTTCCTCCGTCCCAACCAGGTCGGCTACGTGGGGCAGCTGCCCCGGGTGCTCTCCGGCACGGTCGCCGACAACATCGCGCTCGGGCACCAGGTCGACGCGGCCGGCGCGGTGTCGACCGCCCAGCTGGACCACGACCTGGCGGCCGCCGGGGGCGGCCTCGGGCTGCTCATCGGCCACAAGGGCACCCGGCTCTCCGGCGGGCAGCTCCAGCGGCTGGCGCTGGCCCGGGCGCTCGCGCCGCGTACCGAACTGCTGGTCGCCGACGACGTCTCGTCCGCCCTGGACGTGACGACGGAGCTGGCGCTGTGGGCGGCGCTGCGCGAGCACGGGGTGACCGTGGTCGGCTCGACCGCGAAGCGGGCGGCGCTGGTACGCGCGGACCACGTGGTGGTCCTGGTCGACGGCACGGTGGCGGCCCAGGGCCCGTGGCGGGACCTGGAGTCCCGCTGGGGCCACCTGGCCGGCTGA
- a CDS encoding TetR/AcrR family transcriptional regulator, producing MTDGRTRRREDTRQRLFVAAVELIAEQGFSATTVDDIATRAGVAKGTVYYNFESKTVLFEELLRHGIGLLTAEFRAAVAGLPPREALAALVRAELDYIRRYRAFAQLLLSEMWRTNREWQQTLRLLRGEAIEVIAETVRAGVASGDLPADLDVRTASSALFGVGLVVAVDWLVFQPDRPIEDVQEALLGIVRRVAQT from the coding sequence GTGACGGACGGACGGACCCGCCGGCGGGAGGACACCCGGCAGCGCCTCTTCGTGGCCGCGGTGGAACTCATCGCGGAGCAGGGCTTCTCGGCCACCACGGTCGACGACATCGCGACCCGGGCCGGCGTGGCGAAGGGCACCGTCTACTACAACTTCGAATCCAAGACCGTCCTCTTCGAGGAGCTGCTGCGGCACGGCATCGGCCTGCTCACCGCCGAGTTCCGGGCCGCCGTCGCCGGGCTGCCACCGCGCGAGGCGCTGGCCGCGCTGGTGCGCGCGGAGCTGGACTACATCCGCCGCTACCGGGCCTTCGCCCAGCTCCTGCTCTCGGAGATGTGGCGCACCAACCGGGAGTGGCAGCAGACCCTGCGGCTGCTGCGCGGCGAGGCCATCGAGGTGATCGCGGAGACCGTACGCGCCGGGGTGGCCAGCGGCGACCTCCCCGCCGACCTGGACGTGCGCACGGCCAGCTCGGCGCTGTTCGGCGTCGGGCTCGTGGTGGCCGTGGACTGGCTGGTCTTCCAGCCGGACCGGCCCATCGAGGACGTGCAGGAGGCGCTGCTCGGCATCGTCCGCCGGGTCGCCCAGACGTGA
- a CDS encoding NADH:flavin oxidoreductase/NADH oxidase — protein sequence MSALFTPLTLRGVTLPNRVALAPMCQYSAGPDGLPTDWHRVHLGSRAVGGAGLILTEATAVVPEGRISPQDTGLWSEAHVEAWRPITAFIAAQGSVPAVQLAHAGFKASTYRPWAEHKGGVPDAEGGWTPAGPGAEPFLPGYRTPTPLDEAGIAGVVEAFATAARRALDAGFAAVEIHAAHGYLLHEFLSPLTNHRTDGYGGDRAGRMRLTLEVARAVRAAVGEAVPVLTRISATDWVDGGWTVEDSVVLAGELAAAGVDLVDTSSGGAAARASIPLGPGYQVPLAARIRRDAGVLTGAVGLIVEPEQAEQIVESGEADLVLLGRELLRDPYWPHRAAAKLTSTPTWPNQYTRAF from the coding sequence ATGAGTGCCCTCTTCACCCCGCTCACCCTGCGCGGCGTCACCCTGCCCAACCGGGTGGCGCTCGCCCCGATGTGCCAGTACAGCGCCGGGCCGGACGGCCTGCCCACCGACTGGCACCGCGTCCACCTCGGCTCGCGCGCGGTCGGCGGCGCCGGACTGATCCTCACCGAGGCGACCGCCGTGGTCCCCGAGGGCCGGATCAGCCCGCAGGACACCGGGCTCTGGTCCGAGGCGCACGTCGAGGCGTGGCGACCGATCACGGCGTTCATCGCGGCCCAGGGTTCGGTGCCCGCCGTGCAGCTCGCGCACGCCGGGTTCAAGGCGTCGACGTACCGGCCGTGGGCCGAGCACAAGGGCGGCGTGCCGGACGCCGAGGGCGGCTGGACCCCGGCGGGCCCCGGCGCCGAGCCGTTCCTGCCGGGCTACCGCACCCCCACCCCGCTCGACGAGGCCGGCATCGCGGGCGTGGTCGAGGCGTTCGCCACCGCCGCCCGCCGGGCGCTCGACGCCGGCTTCGCCGCCGTGGAGATCCACGCCGCGCACGGCTACCTGCTCCACGAGTTCCTCTCCCCGCTCACCAACCACCGCACCGACGGCTACGGCGGCGACCGCGCCGGCCGGATGCGCCTGACCCTGGAGGTGGCCCGGGCGGTCCGCGCCGCGGTTGGCGAGGCCGTGCCGGTGCTGACCCGCATCTCCGCCACCGACTGGGTGGACGGCGGCTGGACCGTCGAGGACAGCGTGGTGCTCGCCGGCGAGCTGGCCGCCGCCGGCGTGGACCTCGTGGACACCTCGTCCGGCGGCGCCGCCGCACGGGCGAGCATCCCGCTCGGCCCCGGCTACCAGGTGCCCCTCGCCGCCCGGATCCGCCGCGACGCGGGCGTGCTGACCGGCGCCGTCGGCCTGATCGTCGAGCCCGAGCAGGCCGAGCAGATCGTCGAGAGCGGTGAGGCGGACCTGGTCCTCCTCGGCCGGGAACTCCTCCGCGACCCGTACTGGCCCCACCGCGCCGCCGCCAAACTGACCAGCACCCCGACCTGGCCCAACCAGTACACCCGAGCCTTCTAA